Part of the Mangifera indica cultivar Alphonso chromosome 4, CATAS_Mindica_2.1, whole genome shotgun sequence genome, GAAGGGAAAATGCAAAAACCTGTTCCTCAGTGAACTTGACCCCAGGTGTCGCTGCAAGCCCTGCAAGATCATGCTCCATGTATTCAAATATCAGATATAAACTTCCAGACACCTTTGAAGTAATTAGACCTTCAAGTTTCATGACATTGGGTGATCAAGCCTCCAGAGAATAATGATTTCTCTAGCTATAAAAAGAACACTTTCAGGATCCATATTTGCAAACCATACTTTCTTTAATGCAACTAATTTATTGTTCTCCAGATCACGGGCTCTGTACACACTGCTATAAGTTCCTTGTCCAATCTGCACCATTAAATAGAGATATAATAGTAAATTCACTAAAACTAATCAATTTCCCTAATGACCGCCACAAAATCAATCTTGAAAACtcagataaatttcaaaataataccAAGATTAGGTCTAACTAACTAAGCATACACACCTAAGTAGTAAGTACAATCAGACCTGAAGCATCTAATCATTTAGATCTCTCTtcacaatttcaaaaaatacatTATAGTCCTTTCCTAGATTGTACACACATTTTGATGAACAAATTAAACTGATTTCAGTCTAAATCAGATGTTTCCATGAGAAACCAAGCAATACACTTACGGAAAAAGTTTATCCTTCGCCTTTTCAAAATACAAATGTTTCTTTCGACAGGGACCCAATACAAATTAGTACATCTGAAAGCCAATAATTAGAGTACTGCTTCTGTATTATGGCCCAAGACCAGACACAAAACTTGAGTCACAAACAACAAAACAGCAATTTGAAAGGTTCATTCACGATAACACAAAAAAGAATCATGGTCTCTCGTACATTGTGAAACAAATAGACCTCCAGATTTATGATATGGCAACTACATATCTCCCTACTACCTAATCCTATGCAAAATATAAACTTGGCCAAGAATCAGAATTACAAATGAACTACATGGAGAAACAAGATGATCAACTGACCTTATCTAATTTCTCAAATGAATCAGCCTTTCGTGGCACCCATCCATTGATGGCTTCGCCAGCCACCGCCGTCAGCCAAGAAGGCCAACCAGCAACAACCTGTGCTCCTCTCTCTCTAACACCTACACTACTAATCCTATTGATCCTAGGCTGCACTACCTGCGCCGAATCAACCCCTACATCCGTCCCACGCCTTTGCAGATGGGACTTCGCCAACTTATCCGCTTCCCCCTCATCAGAGGTCCTCACATCATCCTCCACAACTGGTTGTTTATGTATCAGCTGCGTAGTGGCTTCATTACCAGCACCTTCTGGCTCAACCACCACTGTCATATTCTCCTTCTTAAAGGAACTTAATCTTTTAGAGGTTTTCTTGGTTAATTCCTCATTTTTAGCATTGTTCTCTGCAAAATATTTGTTCGCTCGAGTCCCTTTGGGGCAAACGCAGCCCATACTTCTAATTCTAATGGTTCACAATCACCTGATTCCACCCAGGTAACTATAAGATTTCTCCCAACCTCTGAAATCAACCACATTCTATCAAAACGAATGAACCCGGATCCAAAAACTGACAGGATTTTAAAATCCCAACACAACCCAGATCCCACAACAAAGAGgactaaaatgaataaaaaagtcAAGCCTTTTCTATCAAAATAAGAAACCCCAGAtcccaaaatcaaattaaaaacacCTTCTTTAACTTGGAACTGCAGGTACAAAACCTTGCCAACAAAGAACAAACCGAAATTCAGAAACTGTACAAGGGAAATTTGTTGAAGAAAACGTATGCCTTTTGGACAACGAATGTTTGCAGAGCAACAGACAACAATGAAGTAGGTATCCAACTAAGACACCAGACAAAACTGACCAAAAACATTGCCCAAAACTCCACAAGACTTCCTAGTAGAATGAGTTGTAACATTCACACcagaaacataaaaaaaaaaaaaaaacagagacaGCAAAATGCGGATCTGGTGTTGATCCTATAGATGCTAAGAGCCAATAGATCCTTTTGGGTAATGAAGTTAAGtccaaaactaaactaaacaaatgaaacaaataGAGTTTTTTATCGTTTTATGTTTATGAGAAGATTTTGACAGAAGCGTAAAGATAAATCTAGGAGTTAAATCATTTGTTCCCTGAGGTGTTGTCCAACTGTCCAAGTGTGCAAGATCCAGTAAAATCTGATAGTAAAATTCAGATCCCTGTACTTCCAAGTatcaactattttaattttttctttaaatgtgTAAAATATCCTTAATCTGTTAAAATTGATCTGACAAATTCCTTTTTATAGCAACTCTTACTGgtttttatttctcaaaatgaaatgacaaatttagcTATAAAATTACCTGACTTAACATaattacttttgaaataaataatagtaaataatagggaaaaaaaacagtaaaaatttGCTAAATTATCAAGTCTAGCATACTCCAACATGTTCTATTTAGACTTTCAAACCATGTTACTGAATGCTAGACAACATAATCTAGACTTTCAAATGAATCTCTCTAGAATGTAATATCGGACAAGTACACGCTTCTATTTAAAACATTGACCATTATGTTAGCTTTGTTCgagtgatatttaaaattacaattatagttttttacttcaatcattttctctttctcatattcaattttttctatGTGAAAAGATGTCGTAAATTTTCATAATCGATGAATATATTACACCTATTTTATATAAGTAGTGTCTTCATATCTTTAATACAAACACTGCTACAACTAGCTTCATGTAATGAGTGGGATATTGTATCTCAAAGTCTTTTAATTGTTTCAAGGTATGTGTTATCACCTTATCTTGTTGTATCAAGCTATCCTAATGCcactattaaatttatttgtataaatgtcAAACTCAACCCATCTTTTGGTAAGGTCAAACATAGGAGAGTTGtcaactttttctttaattcttgaaaactCTCCTCATAGGAATTAGTCTACTTAAATaatgtttctttccttttagAGTTGTGAGAGGTATTGTTAGCTTTGTAAACCTCTCAACAAACCTTCAGTAACATCCAACTAGTCTTTGGAAACTTTGAACCATTTTAATCGTCTTTGACCTTTGCTAGTTTAACATTGCTTCAATCTAACTTAGATCCACAAACACGTCTTTAGTTGATACTACATGCCCAAGAATGTTACATAAATCCAACAAAAATTCACAATTGGAGAATTTAGTGTATAGTTGCTTTTGCCTTAGCCTCTACAACATAAACCTCATGTATTCTTTATGTTTTTCATGACTCTTcgaatatatcaaaatatcatcaatgatCACCACTAAAAACTTATCTAAGTAATATTGAAATACTTAATTCATCATATTCATGAAAATTTCTAGGGTATTTGTCAATCTAAAAGGCATTGATACAAACTAGTAGTATTCatatcttattttgaatattatcttCAATATGTCTTTTCCAGCTACTCTGACTTGATGATAGTCTGATCTTAGGTCAATTGTAGCAAAAAGCTAAAACTCTCCTCAATTAATCGAATTCATCATCAATCTTAGATAATGGGTATTTATTATTGATCGTGATCTTATTCAATTTCCCATTGTCTATACACATTCTcaaaaaacaatcatttttcttcataaacaAAATTGGAGCCTCATAGAGAGAGTGGTTCGACCTTATGAATCCACTCTCTGATAGTTATTAGAgttgtttcttcaatttttacAACTCAGTGGGACCATGCTATAGGATGCCAAACCTTGGGACTAATGTGTATACAACTCTGATACACTATCTTTCTACAGTTTTTGCCTCCTTTTAATATCCAAACATaaccatataatataaactagTTCCCAACATGTTTTTAAGCCGCCATGACATGTCAAAGCATTAATAACTTACTAATATAAGGAATACCATTGTTATCCAAATTTATGTCTACATATACCAAGCTCCTACcaatatgataaaaatagaataataaacaGAGAGCTCGATTTGATTCATGCTTATAGTCTTACCGAAGTAGCACTATAAACACATAACAACTCGAAATTCTCATCACAATAAACAACACAAAATCTTCTCAAATCACTGtctatgtttataattttaaaaccacAAAACCCGATCCATATGCATTCCCATATCATATAACATATTGATCACACATAAAAATTCACAGATCATGCCAAAAGAGCATTATAAATATCTATACTTGAACGCTTAAGCAGGTAGATTCGATGTCATTAAACTTTTATCTTATTGTCGAAGTCTACCTTCCAAGTCATTAGAATAAACCATCAAAATTGCACTCATACAAAGCTTATCTCTTTCAATCAAAGTTGTATAAGAGTGTGTTATGAAATTATGGGATATCCTTCCCCTAATGCTTGATAACAGATTTGTTATAAAGATTTTTCTAAAATGGGTTACATGGGTGTACATTCAAAACATGCACAGTCATGCATCCCTTTTTTGTATATCTAATGTCATACATTATCCATTCAGTTATCCATTCTACTAACATAACATTTGGATGAACAAGTATGTACCATGCATACACAACCATTCATCAACTTATATCACTTAATCAAAATGTTTAACCTATGCCACTTCATACATAATCACAATATATACGAAAATACTATTTTGCCCTTAGAGTATATATGCAAGTGTGACATTAAAGAGtatgaatttgtcatttcagtAAAACTTAGGTGAGAGTCTTTGGCCATTCATTTACACATGAAGAGATATGTTATATATGCACgctcttaaatatataataagatattgacaaactcaaaaaataaaactgagaAGAgtcaagattaaataaaattaaaatataagacAATTAAtgaagatataataaaatttaaaatggattaaataaaattttaagaggtatatttgaaaatttttaagagttaaatttagttaataaaaattaaaaagaataaaaaaaaagttcaaatttttttaaaataaaaataaaaataattttatttttaatttaaaattattgaaaattgttttttaattttatatatatataaacactgTCGCCAGGATGAGTACCACGTAGGATCGGAGTAAAACCCGAAGCAAAGCCTTAAAACATCTGAGCCTACAGCCTCGGACTGTCACAGCTGGAGACAGCCTGTCACCAACAAAGTCCCACTCACCTATTCCCCTAACTACGTTCTCTCTCCTTCTCCCCTCGTCTCTCAATCCATTCGCTCGCTTTCTCTGCGTTGGGGTTTCTGGATCTGTTTTTTGGATTCTCCAATTCTCCTAACGAGGTAGCCAGATCAAGATTCGCTGCTCCGTAAGCTCTCGTTTGATCtaacttttgtttgttttcgtGACATTTTCAGCCATTTGTATGTTTTTTAGCTTACCGTTGTCATTTCGCTTGCGTTTGCTGTATTTTTCTGCCTTTTTTTGTCTTATGTTTGACGATTTTGATTTCATGACAATGTTATCGTTTGCATGAAACGAGTTGATGAGTGCTGGTGAGTGATttgttggttttattttttgtgattttgtgtCTGTTTGGTTGCTGTGGAAGTGATGGaaaataaaagaggaaaaatgatgaaaatgataagAAATGATTTTACATTCTGTGTTACAATTCACGTCGTTACTGGCTGTACGTTCAATATTGTAAGATTTACGTTCCCAGTCACAAACCATGCATGTGATGTTACAGTTTTGACCTTTATTGAGTATCAATACCATCAAAAATCGTGCACGGAGCTGATAATTGTTGCTTTTAGGgaaaattattgtgtttgaggAATGTAATTACTGGTTGGTACTGCAACTTGTTTAGTGATGCGGttatgtttggttttatttatcatttatgaaattattgtgtttgactTGTTATGTTTCATGTTTGTCTATACTATTGTGCAAGCTTGTTTACTAGCTACGTGTTGCAAGTAAATTCGGTTCTTAGAAATTTATGATTTGGATTTCTTTTGCTTTGTTCTTTGCTAAATGTTTTAGGGCAGTGATGTTTATTATACATGGTACTCGGTGGCAAATGCATGGGTAGGGCTTTTTTCTTATAGGATAGCTTCTTTCAGTTATTATTACAAATAGTTTGCATCTGTAGCTACTGGAAACAGGTTcttgattattaaattcaagttaGATGAATTTAGACCTTGTATGTGCACGTGTTCTAATGGCATTGAATTAaagattttctaattattattgataGGGCCATTACTTGGTTAATTATAAGTTacataagttaatttttgtttctagATGATGCGCGGGTTTGATATTGGTTTATGTAGTAATTAtcatttagttaaaatattttttgctgAATGTAGCAAGTCATTCATGTTTATTTTAGATGGTAACTTCAACAGCTGATGCATGGAAAGAAATTCTTGTGGAGGATAGTCGTGCCAAATGTTGTAGGGCATCAGTGTTTTTTAAGTTCATATAGTAACTTCTGTGGCAAATGCATAAAGAGAAATTCTCTTTGGAAGTTAGTAAAGTTTAACCATATTTACACGGGTCATGATGGCATTgcaattaatatttattggtATTAATATTAGGGcccttattttattaatttttagttaggCAAGTTTAACTATTGTTTCTAGATGCCGCACGAAAACAATGTTGGCATTTACCATAATTAGgattttctttaaaatgttgTTTGTGAAAGGCTGTCTAACATAAATGGTTATCTTTTATGGTAACTCCAGGGGGCAGATACCTGGATGATAGCATTTTTGGAGTGATGTTTTGCTAAATTTCGTAGGGCATTAACGTTTATTTTATAGTAACTTCGGTGACAAATGCATATAAAAGGAACTCTTTTGGGGAGAAAGCTTTGTTTTCAGTTATATCTCTATATATATGATATCTGTAGTCATGTTTATACACATTTTCTTTATGATATTGTATTAAGTAGAATTCATTGTTGTATCAAAGGGCCACTTCATTATCTCTTTGCAAACACTTACGAAATGCCATAGAAGCCAATTTTAATCTCAAAGTAAACATCTGATATGTTATGTATATGTTTCAGTCAgtgttttacatttttttttccccaaagaATTTAAGtagttgaattttgatttgtgGTGAAGTAGGTGTCTTATGCATGGTTGTAGAAAATacttatttatctatattataggTTTTCTTTCAAGGATTTAAGATACTCAGTGcacttataaatattaatgatatagaaatttcttttaaagaatGTCAATATTATTTCTATGTTCATTGTTGTAGTTTGCCATTTATTATTCCAGCCTATCATTTGtcttatttcattatttttggcGGTTTTCTCATTGATGATGcaacttaaattaaaatcagTGTGCTTACTATCTGATTAGGTCAAGCTGGGGGAGTAGAGTATGTGATTTTAATCTGTGATTCATTTGTTGTTGGTTCATGTTAGTGGGTTTACTCTGTAATGACATAGTTATTGACTCACCACCAAAAAGATTGTATTTTGAAGTGTCAATTAAGTGTCATTGTATTGCCAATGCTTGTTTGGGATGTTTGCCATCTGTACTTGTGTATATAATATAGTATGTTTGTCATATTGTTGTCTATCTGCTCGAGTTTATTCAAATATGGTCATGCAAAATCTGTTGTGTTGATTTATGTTCcacttttgatttgttttggtCAGATTTCCTTTGTTTATGACTAATAAGGGAAGTCATGAAATAAGAGGCAAACATATATCGTTTTAGATGAAAGTTGAGATTAtggtaagttttaaaatttcatttcagaGCTTTTTGTTCACATTTTGCTCAAGCTTCTGGCTATCTCTCATGCAGGTCGTTGGGCAGGATCGCTAGTTGCACATCCAAAACATAAACATTGTTGAAGTTATTGGTTGAGTCTAACAACCATTCTGGATTTGGTTCATTTACAGAGCAGATATGTTGGAAAACTGGAGCAAATTGCCATGTGATTGCTACTGGGGTTGATGCTGATtggtatattttaaatattatatgtgaAACTTCTGTTATCATCATTAATCCTGGGAAGGAAGCACATTCATCCCCTGAGGACCTTTTGTATCCATGCTGGCAGAGAGCATGCGTGGAATCTGTGCTGCGGGTAATGCCCCTGACGAGATTTGTTACCGATGCTTTCGGTGTGGCAACAATTGGTCTAGTTGCAGTCTTTATTTTTCTGGGTTTGCTGTGCATTGCTTACTTGTTTTACTTCCGCTCTCGTGTTCGTAGTCAAGGTTTTGTACAACTTAGTTATTTTAGTGGCCCTTGGATAATCCGAATCACATTCATTTTGTTTGCAATCTGGTGGGGTTGTGGTGAGATTATTCGGTTAAGTTATTTAAGACGGGAGGGAAAAGCTTTGAATGCTCTTGACTTGAAATGGCAGGAAAACTTCTGCAAAGGCTATATTGTCTCAAATTTAGGGTTTGCAGAACCTTGTCTGTTCCTGACCCTTGTGTTTCTCCTCCGTGCACCATTGCAGAGAATGGAGTCTGGAATTCTAAGCCGAAAATGGAACGGAAAAACGGTGGCCTATGTATTTCTCTACTGCATCCCAGTTTTCATTCTTCAGCTTGTCATTATTCTAATTGGACCCAGGTTACAGAAGGATAACTTACAAAACTTGCCCCGTTATTTCACTAGTACTTACGTTACTTCAGTGAATATCGCCCTGTGCACTTACCCTTTACTCAGCACTATCCTTCTTGGGCTTTTTGCTACCGTCCTAACTGTCTACTTGTTTTGGTTGGGAAGGCGGATTTTGCAATTGGTTATCAATAAGGGTTTGCAGAAAAGGGTTTACACATTAATAGTCTCAGTTACCAGTTTCCTTCCTCTAAGGGTTCTTTTACTTGGTTTATCTGTTTTATCAAAACCAGAAGATGTTCTGTTTGAAGTTCTTGTGTTCTTAGCGTTTCTTGGCCTTTTAATTTGTGCTGGGGTCTGTATTTTTATGCTTGTATACTGCCCGGTTGCGGATTCCTTGGCTCTTGGAAATATTCAGGATTTGGAGGCTCGGAGAAGATTTATTGATGATCATATTGACACCGTTTCTCTTATTGCAAACCAGTGCCACACTGATGAAAGCCTTGAAATTAGCCCCGGGAGAAACTCTGACACCTCAAACAAGCGCAGATCCATCTCATTTCGTACGTATGGAAGAGATGGGACTTCCAGTAGCCCCTATGTGGAACTGAGCCTCTTCTCACCCAGCCATGATGCAACTGAAACAGGATCAGCATCTCCACCACTTCTGGGCTGGCCTATGCGGCATTCGGCACAAGTTGATGAACCCTAAAAGCAAGCAAGAACTCGTGGTGAATATCAATTTTGtggaaaagacaaaaaaaaaaaaaaactgactgTAAAGGGTTTAGCTTCAATAAGGAGTTTTTATTTCtggtttgtttattttgttttattttacattCAGATATCACAGTTTTTGACTGATGGGAATGTATAATCCCGCTTTTTCCCTTGCTGTAACATTTCTATAAAAgcattgttttttaatttttaatttttggttttagCCGGTGCATTGCTTTCCTATTATCTCTTTATGCTTCAACTCCGAGGCGGATTCGTATAGTTATTGAtgattaaaatttgtttgaaacaAAATTAGAGAAATTTGAGTAGGTTGGATATCTTCAGGActattttgattcatttgatgAACTATACTCTAGGGTTGGAATAAGGGAAGATCAGATTCTTGGtttctttttattatgtttaatcGGTGACCTACGGATGTTGGTTATAAATTAGAATGTTCAGGCCTAACATTTTTGTGGAGGCATACGTACTCTTGCAAAATTGCAGGAGATAACCGTAACCAAATAGACGTCAGTTCAGACCGTCACAAATAGCTCTTACAGTCAAGGGCCCCTGTTTTTAGTTTGGTGAACAGTTTGCAGCCATACACAAATGTAAGAAAAACCAACTTTTGTGGTTCAATTGCACGCAGACACTGGTGAGGAAGAAGACAAGGAACATGAGCAGCTTGCACGTAAGTTAGGACAGGATTTGCACTGTGGTTTTGTATGTAAGGAGTTTGGGTAGAGGATACGAGAGCATACCTTCTTTACTGTTGTTTATAGACTGCTATGATTGGACACCTGGAGCCCGGTGGCTAGTCACTCTTGGTGAAATCTTTTGGGACTATGAGTGGCTGAGACTGATATTTCTAGTTGGGGACAACAATGTCTGTCGAATATCAATAAGAGGGAGGAGATGTCTCTTATAGTATCAGATGATAGTCACCTTCATAACTTACTAATGAAAGATTAATGGCCAATGTTTATTTACCTGAATCGGATTTtgacttaatcaaataattcatcTACAAATTGACGGATCtcattaatatcattaatataatataattaaaattatatatatttatcagaTAACgtgaataataaatatttctattttaataaaatttgtgtcTAATCACAGTTTATAAACCTATATATGATGTATAAAAGATaatctttcttatatatataatctttattaaataatatatatcaataaaattatgtatataattatatggttaaatattattttatttttaattatataataatatattattatttatgtattatacaCATAAAGTTAGTAATGTATGAATAAAACTGCCATTGTAAATGAAATCTCAGTTGAATGTAGACGTTAAAAGTTTTGACTCTAGAATTACGCAAGTCCTCACAACCATTGGAAACTTGAATTACTTGTCAAAATCaatggaagaaaaaattatgCTTCCGAAAAATAAGTCAAAATACAATATAAAGCATTGGAATAGTGCACCTCCTTGAAGCGGGAATTAACAGCAGATGATATTCAAATAAGAGACCATGAGGGTTTCTTTTTGTCTGCTGTTATTCGTCTTTTGTTTCTCCATTTTTCGAACACCAGCTTTTGCTGGAAAACAGGCAAGCCTATTTTTCTTTCCCCTACTTTagacttaaatttttattttatagcaAAAATCTTGGAAATCCATTCTTAAGATGGTGCTGAAGAATTTGGGTATTATTGTTGGATGGATTTGTGTATGGTTAGATTATGCAAGAAATATTGAAATGGGTTACATTATATAGCTTGAAATCCAGATAAAATGTGGTCATTTTGGGCGGTTGCCATTGATTTTTAATTcttcattttcctttctttcaaaTGAAAACTttcgatttttttattgatgcaGGCTTACATAGTTTATTTAGGATCATATCCCAACCGTTTTGACAATACAGCTACTGATCATGATAGGGCCGTAAGGTATCATCAAGCAATTCTAGGATCATGCTTGGGAAGGTAAAGGTTTTCGAAatcttctctattttttttccattcagAATTAGCATAAActttattcatttaaatttttctggAGCAGTACCAAGAAGGCAAAAAGCTCAATCTTTTACTCTTACAACCGATTTATCAATGGCTTTGCTGCAAACCTTGCCGAGGACGAAGTACCGAAAGTCAGGAGTAAGAAATTCAATTTCTATACATTTCTGATATATATCTCTGTGTAGTACAATTTCAATGTGCAATGAAAGAGACCTTAATTTCTTCCCTGATCTTGGAAGTTTTCACACTTTCTGATTGGAGTGACTTCATAGGTTGataaatgacttttttttttgtgtgtgtttaaTGTAGGTCACCCAAAAGTTCTATCTGTTTTCTTGAGTAAAGGAAGGAAAGTTCAGACGACAAATTCATGGGATTTTCTTGGATTAGAGAAAGGcttgaaaatttctttattctcGCCATGGAAGGAAGCCAAGTTTGGTGAAGAAGTAATTATAGGCAACCTCGACCATGGTAGGTTTCAAATCCCTTCTATTTCTACATTTCAAATCATTATTGAAATATTGTAAAGATTGATGAACATCATGTTttggaaactttttttttatgatgtcATATGCCATAGTTTTGATTGACTTTCAAGttcttttcaatatattttttttcataattttattatccttcACTTTTACATGTCTTACTAAAAAGGTGTTTGGCCTGAATCAAAGAGCTTCAGTGATGAAGGAATGCCTCCGGTGCCCGCAAGGTGGCGAGGAATCTGccaaactaacaaaagggatgGAATTCAATGCAACAGGTTTTTCTCTCATCATCCTTAGACTATATTCGATTGactttatttctttattcataTCTACTTTAGACGCATAATTCATTATGATTCTATCTTAgagtttttcaaacaaaaatacattttgataACATAGAAGCTTATAGGCTATTTTATCAAtcttcttttaacatttttaaagatgaaatcttaagattgaatcaaaaaagaaatgaatgaatATGCAATATCTTAATAGTGAATTAAATTGTTACAAATAGTAAAAGAGTCAATCCTAAAAGTGCAAATGATTTGTTTTATCACTTAGGAGATGTGCACATGATCTATTTCGTCACTCAGGATTTGCATCAAAGATGAATCCTAGCCCCTAGACGACCAATGAGGACATTGGACCCAATAAGTGGGGTGAATGTAACATGCTATATCACATAGAAAAGAAGTTGAAGACAAACTAAATGGTGTGAAATCTCTTAAACTATCATTACAAATTTTGGATTGTAAATGTAACATGTTACATCACTAGGAAAGGAAAGTTGAAGTAATTGAATTTTCTACAAGCTtctaaattatcaaaacaattatTGGGTTTCAAAACATTAAAGTAAAAATGTGATGAACCGTGTGTGTAAAGCAAACAATATCTTACAAGTTAGATAGTTTAAATTTCCACTTTAATTCTTAATTAGCTTTCTAACTTTTTAGCATCTATTTTTTCCCTTCTTGTTTAATTAAAGTACATATAACTGAGTTTTGAATGCAGCAAGTTGATAGGAGTAAGGTATTACAATAGAAATTATCTTCAAATGGCTCGAAGGATTGCTCGTAGACACAATACAACCTATCATCCAACTGTAAGAGTTATCACGGCACGTGACTACAATGGCCATGGCACACACACTCTATCAACAGCCGGTGGAAACTTTGTTCCTAATGTCAGTTTTTTTGGGCAAGGCCATGGAGTTGCGAAAGGTGGAGCACCTAGAGCTCGTATTGCTTCATATAAGGTATGCTGGGATGCCATTGGAGATGTGGGCGAGTGCTTTGATGCAGATATCATGGCGGGCATCGAAGCTGCAATCAGTGATGGTGTTGATATCCTTTCTATCTCTCTTGGGGGGCTACCAAATGAATATATTCATGAATCACTTTCAATTGGTTGCTTTCATGCTGTTAAAAATGGTATTCTTGTTGTTGCTGCTGGTGGAAACTCTGGACCAATTCCATCAACCGTTTCAAATGTGGCTCCATGGATTTTCACCGTTGCTGCCAG contains:
- the LOC123214489 gene encoding uncharacterized protein LOC123214489, which encodes MPLTRFVTDAFGVATIGLVAVFIFLGLLCIAYLFYFRSRVRSQGFVQLSYFSGPWIIRITFILFAIWWGCGEIIRLSYLRREGKALNALDLKWQENFCKGYIVSNLGFAEPCLFLTLVFLLRAPLQRMESGILSRKWNGKTVAYVFLYCIPVFILQLVIILIGPRLQKDNLQNLPRYFTSTYVTSVNIALCTYPLLSTILLGLFATVLTVYLFWLGRRILQLVINKGLQKRVYTLIVSVTSFLPLRVLLLGLSVLSKPEDVLFEVLVFLAFLGLLICAGVCIFMLVYCPVADSLALGNIQDLEARRRFIDDHIDTVSLIANQCHTDESLEISPGRNSDTSNKRRSISFRTYGRDGTSSSPYVELSLFSPSHDATETGSASPPLLGWPMRHSAQVDEP